GGTGCTGCTCGACGGCGAGCCGGTCCGGGCCTGCCTCATGCTCGCCGTCCAGGCGGACGGGGCCACCATCACGACGGTCGAGGGCCTGGCGCCGGACGGGGCGCGGCTGCATCCGGTCCAGGAGGCGTTCCGGCAGGAGCACGGTCTCCAGTGCGGCTTCTGCACGCCGGGCCTCCTCCTGACCGCCGTCGCCCTGCTCCGCGACACGCCGCGACCGAGCGACGCGGAGATCCGGCAGGGGCTCGCCGGCAGCCTCTGCCGCTGCACCGGCTATCAGAACGTCGTGCGGGCCGTCCGCCGGGCGAGCGAGCTCCTCGGGGCCGCGGCCAGCCGGACATGACCACGCGGCTCATCGGGGCGCGGATCCTCCGCAACGAGGACCCACGCCTGCTCCGGGGCCTCGGCTGCTTCGTGGCCGACCTGAACCCGGCCGGGCTGCTCCAGGCCGCCGTGCTCCGGAGTCCGCACGGCCGGGCGCGCGTCGTCTCCATCGACGCCGGGCGCGCCCGGGCCCTTCCCGGCGTCCACCTGGTCCTCACCGCCGCCGACCTCGGCCCGCTCAACCAGCCGACACCTCTTCTGATCCCGCATCCGGGCCTGACGCACCCGCGGACGCCGACCCCGCTGGCGGTGGACGAGGTCCGCTACGCGGGCGAGCCGGTCGCCTTCGTCGTTGCCGATGACCGCTACGTGGCGGAAGACGCCCTGGAGCTGATCGAGGTCGAGTACGAGCCTCTTCCGGCCGTGACGGACGTCGAGGCCGCGCTGGTGGAGGGGAGCCCGCCGGTGCACGCCGACGTCCCCGGGAACCGCGCGGCGCGCGTCGTCCAGCAAGTCGGCGATCCGGATGCCGCCTTCGCGGGGGCTGCGCGCGTCCTCCGCGAGCGGCTCTCCATCGAGCGGAGCGCCGGGAGCCCGATCGAGACCCGGGGCGTGGTCGCCGAATACGATCCCCGGGCGGGGAGCCTTCGCGCGTGGATCTCGACGCAGGCGCCGCTCCCCCTCAAGAACGGGCTGGCGCGGATCTTCGGGCTGCCGGAGTTCAAGGTCGAGGTGATCGCGCCGGACGTCGGTGGCGGCTTCGGCACGAAGATCATGCTCTTCTACCCGGAGGAGATCCTGGTCCCGTACGCCGCCATCCGGCTCGGTCGGCCGGTGAAGTGGATCGAGGACCGCCTGGAGCACCTCGGAAGCGCGAGCCAGGAGCGAGGCCAGGTCCACGAGGTCGAGGTCGCCGTGGACGAGGTGGGCCGGATCCTCGGCCTGCGCGACCGCTTCCTCCACGACGCCGGCGCCTATACGCCCTACGGCATCATCGTGCCGCTCATCACCGCCTCCCAGCTGCCCGGTCCCTACCGGCTGCGTCACTACCACGTCGAGTTCGACGTGGTCTACACCAACAAGGTCATGGTGACTCCGTACCGGGGCGCCGGGCGCCCGCACGGAGCGTTCGTGATGGAGCGGGTGATCGGGCTGATCGCCCGGGCCCTCGGGCTCGAGCCGGCCGAGGTGCGCCGGCGGAACTTCATCCAGCCCGACGAGTTTCCGTGGGACGTGGGCTTGACCTTCCAGGACGGCGGGCCCACCCGCTACGACAGCGGCGACTATCCGGCGGGCCTCGCGATGGCCCTCGAGGCGATCGGCTTTCGTGACTTCCGGGCGCGCCAGGCTGCCGCCCGCGCGGACGGCCGCTACCTGGGCCTCGGAGTGGCGTGCTACGTGGAGGGGACCGGCATCGGTCCCTACGAGGGCGCCCACGTGCGCGTCGAGCCGAGCGGCAAGGTCTATGTCGCGACCGGGCTGACGACCCAGGGGCAGGGGCACCAGACCACGTTCGCCCAGATCGCGGCGGAGGCCCTGGGCTGCGACCCGGCCGACGTCACGGTGGTGACCGGGGACACGAGCCGCTTCAACTGGGGCGCCGGCACCTTCGCAAGCCGCGCGCTGGTGACGGCGGGGAATGCCGTCGGGATCGCCGCCGGCAAGGTGCGGGACAAGGCGCGACATCTGGCCGCCGACCTCCTCGAAGCCTCGCCGAAGGACCTCGAGCTGGCCGAGGGCGCCGTCCGAGTGAAGGGGCTGCCGAGCCGCCGGCTCACCCTGGGCGCGCTCGCCACGGTCGCCAATCCGATCCGCTACGCCTACGGCCAGGAGGCGGCGGAGGCGGCGCTGCGACTGGTCAAGCCGCGGCAGGGAGCCGTTCTCGGGGAGGACGAGGAGCCGGGGCTCGAGGCCCGCGGCTACTACGCGCCGCCCCAGGCGACGTTCGCCAGCGGCTGCCATGCCGCCATCGTCGAGGTGGATGTCGAGACCGGCCGGGTCACGTTCCTCCGGTACGTCGTCCAGCACGACTGCGGCACGGTCGTGAACCCGACGATCGTGGAAGGGCAGATCCACGGCGGCGTCGCCCAGGGGATCGGCGGCGCCCTCTACGAGCGGGTCGTCTACGACGAGAGCGGCCAGCTCCTGACGGGCAGCTTCATGGACTTTCTCATCCCCACCGCGGCCGAGGTGCCGGAGATCGAGATCCGGCACCTCGAGACGCCGTCGCCACTGAATCCGCTCGGCGTGAAAGGGGTCGGGGAGGCGGGGGCGATCCCGGTGCCGGCGCTCGTCGCCGAGGCCATCGACGACGCCCTCGCCCCCCTTGGCGTCCGGGTGCGCGAGATGCCGCTCAGCCCGACGCGGATCCTCGAGCTGATCGCAGGAGCCCGCGGCCGCGCTAGCGAGCCCGGCCGGGCCTGACCGGCGGCCGCCCGCCGCGCCCCGGCGCGCCAGCGCCCCGACCCGAACCAGACCGATCGCGAAAGGAGGAGGCGATGAACAGCCAGTGGAAGGCCTATCTGCTCGTGGCATTGGGCTCGATCATCTTGTGCGCCACCGTGGCGATCGTGGCCCCGGACGTGAGCGCCGGCCGAGCGGCCTTCGCGGCGGCCGCGCCGGAGCCCCAGGACCCGGACGCCGGCCAGCCATTTCAAAAGGGCACCACCGTGAGCCTGGCGGGCGGCGGGCATTTGGGGGCCGGCTCATTCACGGTGCCCGCCAACAAGCGGCTCGTCATCGAAACGATCACGATCGAGGGGTCGACGCCGGCGGGAGACATGCTCGCGATGATTTCTGTAACCTCTGGCGGCGCTGGACTTCTTCTTCACCGCCTCGTACTCACGCCGCAGGGGACGTTCTTCGGCAAGCGCGTGTTCGTGGGGACCCATCTCGTCCGGCTCTACGCCAACGCGGGCTCGAGAGTCAATTCCCAGGTCCTGCGCAGTGACACGACTGGGTCTGCAGAAGTACTCTTCCGCATCTCGGGCTACCTCCTCAATCCCTAGCGGCGTCACCTCGGCCGAGCCGGCCAGGCTCGCGCCGCAACGCGAATGGCCGTGACGATGTGCTCGTAGCCGGTGCAACGGCAGAGGTTCCCGGCCAGCTTCTCACGGATCTCCCTCTCCGAGGGCGCCGGG
The sequence above is drawn from the Candidatus Methylomirabilota bacterium genome and encodes:
- a CDS encoding (2Fe-2S)-binding protein, with the translated sequence MTGGTPAPILVRLRVNGRDCAEAVAPRWLLTDFLRDRLGLTGTHVGCEHGVCGACTVLLDGEPVRACLMLAVQADGATITTVEGLAPDGARLHPVQEAFRQEHGLQCGFCTPGLLLTAVALLRDTPRPSDAEIRQGLAGSLCRCTGYQNVVRAVRRASELLGAAASRT
- the cutA gene encoding aerobic carbon-monoxide dehydrogenase large subunit, translated to MTTRLIGARILRNEDPRLLRGLGCFVADLNPAGLLQAAVLRSPHGRARVVSIDAGRARALPGVHLVLTAADLGPLNQPTPLLIPHPGLTHPRTPTPLAVDEVRYAGEPVAFVVADDRYVAEDALELIEVEYEPLPAVTDVEAALVEGSPPVHADVPGNRAARVVQQVGDPDAAFAGAARVLRERLSIERSAGSPIETRGVVAEYDPRAGSLRAWISTQAPLPLKNGLARIFGLPEFKVEVIAPDVGGGFGTKIMLFYPEEILVPYAAIRLGRPVKWIEDRLEHLGSASQERGQVHEVEVAVDEVGRILGLRDRFLHDAGAYTPYGIIVPLITASQLPGPYRLRHYHVEFDVVYTNKVMVTPYRGAGRPHGAFVMERVIGLIARALGLEPAEVRRRNFIQPDEFPWDVGLTFQDGGPTRYDSGDYPAGLAMALEAIGFRDFRARQAAARADGRYLGLGVACYVEGTGIGPYEGAHVRVEPSGKVYVATGLTTQGQGHQTTFAQIAAEALGCDPADVTVVTGDTSRFNWGAGTFASRALVTAGNAVGIAAGKVRDKARHLAADLLEASPKDLELAEGAVRVKGLPSRRLTLGALATVANPIRYAYGQEAAEAALRLVKPRQGAVLGEDEEPGLEARGYYAPPQATFASGCHAAIVEVDVETGRVTFLRYVVQHDCGTVVNPTIVEGQIHGGVAQGIGGALYERVVYDESGQLLTGSFMDFLIPTAAEVPEIEIRHLETPSPLNPLGVKGVGEAGAIPVPALVAEAIDDALAPLGVRVREMPLSPTRILELIAGARGRASEPGRA
- a CDS encoding 2Fe-2S iron-sulfur cluster-binding protein, which gives rise to MRAYAFLRDTPAPSEREIREKLAGNLCRCTGYEHIVTAIRVAARAWPARPR